A part of Rhopalosiphum maidis isolate BTI-1 chromosome 3, ASM367621v3, whole genome shotgun sequence genomic DNA contains:
- the LOC113556451 gene encoding regulator of MON1-CCZ1 complex gives MDDHNCLQLNEDPIQFVPASVSKTTNVFYDEITGQIITVHSGELTEIIVTSSTRCRENMVFKIEDRGPVSSIKMSLNCKILTMMRTALSVELMEIKENTLQSPYFLYCKFKGAKLLGFIWTGNNEILLISDKGVELYQVEGQVPKQRIIFSKSINLHVNWFIYSNHSKLLLLSMNSFGDFQPLHILPGNINKLSKLEVDLDTSLNIPNQSISERNIVMTTVYNILRILVLPTSQSRNEIIVYTLNKMMAFKKSHILKLTHNGKLLINVVDNLIVVHYQYTKSSSVFDIYMEAAKEHTISHYLPILDDLSIKRTIPREGGSHYVSHLYSSICISFQPNIIIDAKLGYLWHFKLNLAAVTRIIMDKCSLIDFLLLRPNSKDITLEVLQHMILQKTSNLIEIGNVFDHLNIVYKKHLNSHIMNTSPLPNDYMIVAESLQCKVVIEQLDVYKHVFVKLVDKLENTKDDKKFAISILVEYIRSLTDNKITIEHFLYELLINCLVINKMYYQLHQMVQYHIVIDSKPLACLLLSLESLYSPAHQMALDMLHRLNTAHEEIVEVLLSKKQVIPSMRYMSKHNMLDHSTYRKLTEVAISTNNSKILHSTKEEFLQRNVTSNDEFDTNSRG, from the exons ATGGATGATCATAATTGTCTTCAATTGAACGAAGATCCAATTCAGTTTGTTCCTGCAAGTGTTAGCAAAACAACAAATGTGTTCTACGATGAAATAACTGGACAG atAATTACTGTTCATTCCGGTGAGCTGACTGAAATAATTGTAACATCTAGTACTCGTTGTAGAGAAAATATGGTGTTTAAAATTGAAGATCGGGGACCAGTatcttcaataaaaatgtccctaaactgtaaaatattaacaatgatGAGAACAGCATTATCTGTA gaattaatggaaattaaagaaaatacattacaaagtccttattttttgtattgtaaattcaAAGGTGCCAAGTTGTTGGGTTTCATTTGGACTggtaataatgaaatactattaataagtGATAAAGGCGTAGAACTATATCAG gtTGAAGGCCAAGTACCTAAGCAACGtatcattttttctaaatctataaatttgcATGTGAATTGGTTTATTTACTCAAATCattcgaaattattattactgtctaTGAATTCTTTTGGAGATTTTCAACCACTCCACATTTTACcaggaaatataaataaattgtctaaattagaag ttGATTTAGATACATCACTTAATATACCAAATCAATCAATTAGTGaacgtaatattgtaatgactACTGTTTACAACATACTCAGAATATTAGTTTTACCAACAAGTCAAAGTCGTAatgaaattatagtttatacattaaacaa AATGATGGCGTTTAAAAAATCACATATTCTAAAACTGACGCACaatggtaaattattaattaatgtagtgGATAATTTGATTGTTGTTCATTACCAATATAcaaag tctTCTTCTGTATTCGATATATACATGGAAGCTGCAAAAGAACATACAATATCacattatttacctattttagATGATCTATCAATCAAAAGAACAATTCCAAGAGAAGGAGGATCACATTATGTTTCTCATCTAT ATTCAAGTATTTGCATCTCGTTTCaaccaaacataataatagatgCTAAATTAGGTTATCTGtg GCATTTCAAACTAAACTTAGCAGCTGTCACCAGAATAATTATGGATAAATGTTCACTTATTGATTTTCTTCTTTTGCGCCCTAATTCAAAAGATATCACTTTGgag gtattacaacatatgattttacaaaaaacaagtaatttaattgaaataggAAATGTTTTTGATCAtttgaatattgtatacaaaaaacaccTCAACAGTCATATTATGAACACCAGTCCATTACCTAATGACTACATGATCGTTGCTGAATCATTGCAATGTAAAGTTGTTATAGAACAATTAGATGTTTATAAGcatgtatttgtaaaattagtaGATAAATTGGAAAATACTAAAG ATGATAAGAAATTTGCAATTTCAATATTAGTTGAATACATTCGATCTCTAACAGATAACAAAATCACTATTGAACACTTCCTTTATGAATTACTCATAAATTgtctagtaataaataaaatgtattatcagcTTCATCAGATGGTGCAATACCACATTGTTATTGATTCTAAGCCATTG gcttgtttattattatcattagaaTCACTTTATTCACCAGCACATCAGATGGCGCTTGACATGTTGCATAGATTGAATACAGCCCATGAAGAGATAGTAGAAGTCTTGCTTTCCAAGAAACAAGTCATTCCATCTATGAG atACATGTCAAAGCACAATATGCTAGATCACTCGACATATAGAAAACTGACTGAAGTTGCAATTTCcactaataattcaaaaatattgcattccACTAAAGAAGAATTTTTACAAAGAAATGTAACCTCAAATGATGAATTTGATACTAATAGCAGaggatag